One part of the Enterococcus sp. DIV1094 genome encodes these proteins:
- a CDS encoding Fic family protein yields MTYNFYDEYSIARNQFHNQQFPSEYLDDILVRLAYHSSAIEGNTISLPQTVSIILYNTVPERTSLRELYEIENHRGAFALMLEKVQEKEKLSVSLIKDIHERLMDKLIVDRGRFKSNENAILGADFNTASPQETPLLMQQLVDNLNYRLDTATTEGEQLEAILDSHIQFERIHPFSDGNGRAGRLIMNYSLLKEGFPPLVIQTEDKGQYLELLAEQNVKGLTKYAFEQMAKEEKRQEQFIAKEKVQDHDLE; encoded by the coding sequence ATGACGTACAATTTTTATGATGAGTATTCTATCGCACGTAATCAATTCCATAACCAACAATTCCCTTCAGAATACTTAGATGATATTTTAGTACGACTCGCTTATCATTCAAGTGCTATTGAAGGAAACACCATATCGTTACCACAGACTGTTTCTATCATTTTGTATAATACGGTTCCAGAAAGAACTTCACTACGAGAGTTGTATGAGATTGAGAACCATAGAGGTGCTTTTGCGTTAATGCTTGAAAAAGTACAAGAAAAAGAAAAGTTATCAGTATCTTTGATCAAGGATATCCATGAACGGTTGATGGATAAACTGATTGTTGATCGTGGTCGATTCAAATCGAATGAAAATGCAATATTAGGTGCAGATTTTAACACAGCTTCACCGCAGGAAACGCCGTTGTTAATGCAACAACTTGTTGATAATCTGAATTATCGTTTAGATACTGCAACGACCGAAGGTGAACAACTTGAAGCAATTTTAGATTCTCACATCCAGTTTGAACGTATACACCCATTTAGTGATGGGAATGGTCGCGCCGGCCGATTAATCATGAATTATTCTTTACTAAAAGAGGGATTTCCGCCTTTAGTGATTCAAACGGAAGATAAGGGCCAATATTTGGAGTTATTAGCTGAACAAAACGTTAAAGGGTTAACGAAGTATGCCTTTGAACAAATGGCTAAGGAAGAAAAACGACAAGAACAATTCATTGCAAAAGAAAAAGTACAAGATCACGACTTAGAGTAA
- the dhaL gene encoding dihydroxyacetone kinase subunit DhaL: MKLTVKEIQAWLDRFSEEIKENKAYLSDLDTPIGDGDHGNNMARGVTAYEEAFQKEQPETISDTFKTFSMTMISKVGGASGPLYGTAFMNLMKATKGLESIDSQEQLGELILEGANGIKTRGKAEQEDKTMLDVWFPVAEALKSGNLTKEIIEQAKAHTEGLIAKKGRASYLGERSVGHIDPGAASSAILFTALLEVMD, translated from the coding sequence ATGAAACTGACGGTAAAAGAAATTCAAGCATGGCTTGATCGTTTTTCAGAAGAAATCAAAGAAAATAAAGCTTATTTGAGTGATTTGGACACGCCGATCGGTGATGGCGATCACGGAAATAATATGGCAAGAGGCGTAACTGCTTATGAAGAAGCTTTCCAAAAAGAGCAACCTGAAACGATCAGCGACACGTTCAAGACGTTTTCGATGACGATGATCTCAAAAGTTGGCGGTGCTTCTGGTCCGTTGTATGGAACAGCATTCATGAACTTGATGAAAGCAACAAAAGGATTAGAAAGTATCGACTCGCAAGAACAATTAGGGGAACTCATTCTTGAAGGAGCTAACGGAATCAAAACAAGAGGGAAAGCGGAGCAAGAAGATAAAACGATGTTAGATGTTTGGTTTCCTGTAGCAGAGGCACTAAAATCAGGGAATCTAACGAAAGAGATAATCGAACAAGCAAAAGCACACACCGAGGGATTGATCGCGAAAAAGGGACGTGCCTCATACTTGGGTGAACGTTCAGTCGGTCATATTGATCCGGGTGCGGCTTCTAGTGCAATCTTGTTTACTGCACTATTAGAGGTAATGGATTAA